The DNA window GAGGTGAGGGGAGGGGGGGGGATGGTTCAAAGCATCCTCGCGGGCGGCATCCTCTTTTCCATGTACCGGCGTATGACACCCTTCATGACGTTCCTTGACGCGGGAAAGACCGCGAGGAAGCCCACCAGGTCGGTCGTAAGCCCGGGGGTTATAAGGAGCGCGCCCGCGACGAGCAAGAGCGCCCCGTCGAATATTTCCTCGGAGGGGAACACCCCGCTTGCGAGGTTTCCCTGAAAGCGATACGCGACGTTAAGCCCTTCGAGCCTCACCAGCCAGGCCCCGACAAGGGCCGTACCGATGACGAGGAGGACGGTATGGAGCGTGCCGAGATAGCTCCCCACTTTTATCAGGATCGCAAGCTCGACCACCGGGATGATGGTGAATAACAGAAATAATTTAAAGAACACTGCGAGCCCCTTTAGTTACGGTGACGTTACAGGAAAAAACCTACTGCATATGGCAGACAGTGTCAAGATAAAAGGTGGGGTCCCGAGATGAACCCACGGGTGCTTGTGGTGGACGACAGCGACGAGAGCCTCTTTTTGCTCTCATCTAAGATGGAGGCCGAGGGGTACGAGGTGGCCGGCGCCACGAACGGTATGGAGGCGCTGGAGAAGGTGAAATCTTTCCATCCGGACATAGTGCTTCTTGACGTCATGATGCCGCAGCTCGACGGCTACGAGGTCTGCAGGAGGCTCAAGTCGGATGAGGATACGCGCTACATACCGGTAATAATGATTACCGGCAAGGGCGAGCTCGAGGACAAGGTGATGGGGTTGGGGCTGGGGGCGGAGGACTACATAACCAAGCCCTACAGCATGGTGGAGCTCTCGGCCAGGGTCAGGTCGCTCCTCGGCATGAGGATGCTGCAGAGCAGGCTCAGGGAGAGCGAGAAGATGGCCGCCCTCGGAGAGATGGTAGACGGCATAGCCCACGAGGTCAGGAACCCGCTGGTTACCATCGGCGGCATGGCCAGGCGGCTTCGCGAGCATGAGACCGACGAGGAGCGCAAACGCTGCGCCGAGACCATAATAAAATCCGTGGACAGGATGGAGCGGATGCTCCAGAGGATAGACGAGTATAAGTGGATACTCGTCTCAAGGCTTTCACCGTGCAACGTTAACGAGGTCGTGGAAAAAGCCGTGGAGGCGGCGGAGGAGTTGGCCGAGGGGAAACGGATAAAGATAACCGTTTCTCTTATGGCTGACCCTCCGGAACTCCGCCTTGACGGGACCAACATGAAGATGGCGTTCTTCAACGTCCTCCAGAACTCGGTGGAGGCCATAGAGGATACGGGGACGATAGAGGTCCTGACCTCGGCCGGAGACGGCGGGTCTGTGGTGGTTACCGTTACGGACACGGGCTGCGGCATAGAGGAACAGGAGATAAGGAAGGTCTTTAACCCGTTTCATACCTCCAAGATGACGGGGGCGGGGCTCGGGCTCACCATAAGCTACAGGATAATAACCGACC is part of the Thermodesulfobacteriota bacterium genome and encodes:
- a CDS encoding FxsA family protein; the encoded protein is MFFKLFLLFTIIPVVELAILIKVGSYLGTLHTVLLVIGTALVGAWLVRLEGLNVAYRFQGNLASGVFPSEEIFDGALLLVAGALLITPGLTTDLVGFLAVFPASRNVMKGVIRRYMEKRMPPARML
- a CDS encoding response regulator, whose product is MNPRVLVVDDSDESLFLLSSKMEAEGYEVAGATNGMEALEKVKSFHPDIVLLDVMMPQLDGYEVCRRLKSDEDTRYIPVIMITGKGELEDKVMGLGLGAEDYITKPYSMVELSARVRSLLGMRMLQSRLRESEKMAALGEMVDGIAHEVRNPLVTIGGMARRLREHETDEERKRCAETIIKSVDRMERMLQRIDEYKWILVSRLSPCNVNEVVEKAVEAAEELAEGKRIKITVSLMADPPELRLDGTNMKMAFFNVLQNSVEAIEDTGTIEVLTSAGDGGSVVVTVTDTGCGIEEQEIRKVFNPFHTSKMTGAGLGLTISYRIITDHGGEIKVTSRKGEGSVFTITLPPSATPPALS